In Lysinibacillus sp. 2017, the DNA window CACTTCGAGGAAGAGGAGGCTTTTGGTTACAAGTTGGTAATAAAGAAGTACATGTAGGAACAGAAGATGGCTTTGATCGATTGACAACAAAAGCTCACTTAGCATACCAGGTAGAGGATGTATCGTATTGGAGAAGCCTATTGATGGAAAAGGGTATAAAAATATTAGATTCAGTACCAATTCCTAATTTTGAGCGCTTTGAGTTTAGAGACCCTTTTGGAAACAGAGTAGAGATTATTAAAGAAATTTAGTTTTTTTTTAGTATTCAACTTAATGAGCAGTTCACAGAAAGTAGAAGCGGAATGGAGAATGTCTTGTGGCAACTTTCTAATGACTTTGAAGTTATTATATGTTTATTAAACTTATTGGAGGATGCTATTTTGACAAATTTAAAAGGTAAGTTAGCTATTGTAACAGGTGCTAGTCGCTCTACTGGAATTGGAGCTGCTGTGTGTCTAGCATTTGCAGAAGCGGGTGCAGACATTTTCTTTACACATTGGAGTCAATTTGATGAAAAAGAAGGTAATGGTGCAGAAAGAGATTTTCCAGACATTCTTAGTGAACGGATAAGTAAATTAGGTGTTAGATGTCATCATTTAGAGATTGATTTATCAAAGCCTGAAGCACCAATAGAACTTCTAAATGAGGTTGAAAATAAAATTGGGCCGCCTAGCATTTTGGTCAACAATGCAACATTTGGGGCACCATCTAATTTTAGAAATTTAAATGAAGAAATTTTAAATAAACATTATCAAGTTAATAATAGCGGGACAATTTTGCTAAGTATAGAATTTGCAAAAAGGTTTGAAAAAGTTTTTTTAAGTAAAAAAGGTGGAAGAATCATAAATCTCGTTTCTGGAGGTCCAGATCCAAATAATTTAGCCTATATTGCTACTAAAGGGGCTATTATTGCGATTACTGAACCATTGTCAGTTGGTCTCGGCCCAATTGGCATAACTGTAAATTCGGTTAATCCAGGTCCGACTGATACAGGGTGGATGAATGAAGAATTAAAATCTCACTTCATAAATCTATTTCCTATGGGACGTTTAGGGGTACCTGAAGATGCAGCAAAGTTAATAAAATTTTTAGCAAGTGATGATTCCGAATGGATTACTGGTCAAATTATTAATTCTGATGGTGGATTTTTGGGTAAGTAATTAAATACAGAAAGGGTGTTCGCATATTTTAACATCAACTACTTTTAAAAATGTTATTCATTCCGTAGAAAATACATATCAAACTTTAGATTGTACAGGTGCAGCTCTTGTGATTTTTCATAACAATGAATTAAAGGTCGAGCAATATTATGGGAAACAATCTGCCAAAGAAGACGCTCGTTTAGTTCAACCCGATACAAAGTTTCATATTGCTTCCTGTCGAAAAAGTTATGTCGCATTTGCTGTTGCCTATGCGCTCCATTATG includes these proteins:
- a CDS encoding VOC family protein — its product is MILGLHHAQITIPSGAEEEGKNFYCNVLGLEEIEKPVSLRGRGGFWLQVGNKEVHVGTEDGFDRLTTKAHLAYQVEDVSYWRSLLMEKGIKILDSVPIPNFERFEFRDPFGNRVEIIKEI
- a CDS encoding SDR family oxidoreductase, whose protein sequence is MTNLKGKLAIVTGASRSTGIGAAVCLAFAEAGADIFFTHWSQFDEKEGNGAERDFPDILSERISKLGVRCHHLEIDLSKPEAPIELLNEVENKIGPPSILVNNATFGAPSNFRNLNEEILNKHYQVNNSGTILLSIEFAKRFEKVFLSKKGGRIINLVSGGPDPNNLAYIATKGAIIAITEPLSVGLGPIGITVNSVNPGPTDTGWMNEELKSHFINLFPMGRLGVPEDAAKLIKFLASDDSEWITGQIINSDGGFLGK